The nucleotide sequence gtttttttttgctgaccaattttaattttctgtcacTTATTTcgtttttgatccaaattttcttaaattaaaaatgtaacttaaaattaatttacgcgttttctttagaagggtaatttttatGGTCTTTTatcatgtatatttttttaaacaagtaagttctttaaaaagtttaaataaatttagaaaaagtttcttcactatgttGTGCTCAAAAAATATAGCATCCTGTACGTTTTTCCTTACATTACAAATTTCCTTATATTGCGATCAtaggcttaatcaaaaaatcttaagacaagagagaaaagacaagacAACCTTCAATCGATCAAAACGCCTGAAATCacgaaatgaaaattattttgttgaaaaattattacatgGTTAATATAcgtattttatcataatattaccatgtacttaaataaatttttttcttctgttaaatggttaaaaacgttacattgatacaccaaaacacggattttaatttcgaaaaaatcataataaaatcatataatattattagttgaataataaaggaaaagttgactctatcggagtcaatttgggtccaagttgactctatcggagacCGTGTGTAGACTGTAGAccgtaaagtaaaaaaaaatagctgttgactctaatggagattgactctatcgggggttgactctatcaaggtcccactgtatttctaAAAACCCTCATGTTAAGCACGAGCCAACTATACCTAGAAGAAGCGTGCAAATTTCAGAAATATCGGTTCATGCGTTTTGACAACCGATTTTGAaatggtgttttgagaaaaacgcgtttaactctttcgtctcttttgggactctgagtacccaaagcagcatatgaatgttcggtgaaaaacaatgttttttaagtattcagaactgataaaaatcctatttttgtggatgattacaaactataaggatgtccaaatctaagatattttttgtaggaactcaattaattcctgagcttagatatttttgattaaaaattgtgaaattggcttgcagcatatgctgcggtccggaaagagttaagtctttccggaccgcagcatatgctgcaagccaatttcacaatttttaatcaaaaatatctaagctcaggaattaattgaggtcctacaaaaaaatatctcacatttggacattcttatagtatgtaatcatccacaagaatcggatttttatcagttctgaataattaaaaaacatggtttttcattgaatattcatatgcttctttgggtactagagtcccaaaagagacgaaagagttaaggacgattggtacaccggtgtcccataaagaaaataatttttcctgactacttagagttattttttccttatgtttgtatgtaattgcaaaatagaaggttgcaggaatctaggatattttttttaagtctccagccatttgctatatagtaaaatttaagctcaaaaatggcgattttttaaattctcaaattcataattgattttatttattttttatagttccaattttttttaagcaaaacccttttggcaataaaaactacaaaactcacacataatatttttcattaaagcgaaaaatatttttcattggtattgtcagaaaaattacttaaatttttgggctatttttgtccctaatggtcatagaagcacaaaatacaccgaatcagactctgttggactttccaaggttagatgtaagatttatcattgattatgtttctcagtttaatttttattgttgattttcagtccctaaaaactgtctcgtcgttaaagggttaaagttttacaacaatatgcgcgcgcgggcaaaatgcataactaaaactgctctatatacctccgagagttttactccgattgacttgagattttcagaaaatgttcttCACTTATTATCCTatttaataagcaaataaaacaaattgattttttgaagccTTCAACCCGCTTACCCCCTTAATCCATTTTACTAACAAGAATTacttgtgcgaagcctgaaagcattCTCCTAGTTATTTTTCTCTGCAATTTTTTGGGTAGAAAACGAGAATTTGATCTCAAATTCAGAACTTCAAAGCaataaaagtattatttttagATGCAATGTAATTATTACAAATTACCACTTTTTTGCAGAAGTTTACATTTTTCTACTCATCAAAAGTTCAAAACTTCATTgagcatttaatttaattaacgaAAATGAGATTTCTGataagctgtttttttttaattttcttatcggTTTCAAATTTGATTCTTAAAAGAATCTCATTCCAGTTTTCTTTGACAGATGGCGCTGTAGTTTGggtgtttttcaaaaatgacccaAAACGGAGCTTCTTCGATTCACTTCGGAAATTCTCGCATCATTTTTGGTAGTTTGTCGGTGACTCTCCCAACAGTAAAtcctttttggaataaattgtaCGCAATTCTGCAGCAAAAAAGACCGTTATCAGCAAGAAAAATCATCAACGATGGCATACAAGGTGAaggttttgtgaaatttcttgaaTATTGGCGATTATATCGATTTTCCCTCACACCTAACCTTTTTCTCATGAAATTCCGGGGACTGACGCAATTGTGCTCTTGAAAATTATGCTGTGCATGTAAATTTGATATCGATTTTCcataatgttttatttatacAGCCGATTGACTCGAGGCGCGATGAGTATCGCAAGTATTTGGAGCGCAACGGCGTTATGGAGACACTCACGAAGGTGTTGTGCAAGTTGATGCTCCAGTACGAGAACGACAACAAGGACGATGCCATTGATTTTATCCGGAAGAATTTGGGTGATGCCGTCTATGAGAATGACTTGATTGCGTCCCTGAGGACCCAACTCGAAGAGAGTCGCAAGGAGATTGAGGATCTCAAGAGGCAGATTCGTGAATTGAAAGAGGCAGGAGCAGCTGCTGTGGATGAGGTGGCACCTTCAGCGTCAGAAGAACCGGTATCTTCTCCGCGAGAGGAACCGGTGGCTTCTTCAAGGGAGGAACCGGTGGCTTCCCCGAGGGAGGAACCAGTGGCTTCTCCAAGGCAGGAGACTGTGTCATCTCCACGGCAGGAACAGGCACCCGTGGAGACTGTAGAGGAGGGAAAGACAGAAGAAGCAGTGGCTGAAAATCTGACTGAGCCAAAAACTGATGAGCCAGCAGAAAAACCGACCGCCGAGCCAATGAAATCTGATAGCGTGGAGGAAACCGCGGAGTCAGCAAAAGAAGATACTCCGGCAAGTCCACCAGAAGCACCCAAGGATGCTCCAGCAGAGGAAACCGCTTCGCCCAAAGAACCAGCAGAAGCCGACAAGGCATAGACAGGTTTGccatcctcaaaaaaaaaaagttgtgaattatTTCCGTGATAATTTGCTACGTAAGAAGCCATTTAAAGACTTTTCCTCctctccttattttttttttttagttttaagtACACTCAGTTACTTGACCTTTTCCCTTTGAGAAAAGGAACAAAAATTTCTCTCttaagtatttttattttattgatttttgaagTTCTAATATACAAAACGAAAGGTAACGCAAAGAGCAATAAAAGacgctcattttttttttgaattaaacaaaatttctatTAATAATTGCTCAGTGAGAATTCGTTCTCACAACGGAATGAACATTCcatatcaaaaatttaaacactaTCAAAAgagaaatatattgcaaaataaatcaccttaaaaaaattaatatattacaaaaagatttagacaatttttggcaaagaaaaaaaaactagtcgAATATTGTGAGGTGGTTTAGAGATAGATTTATGAACTTGAAACAATGTCAAATGTCCTTGTAGTATTTGAACACTGAATTCCCATCCTCCActtctcataaaaaaaaaatagcagacTTGTAGAGAAAAGCACAAAATACTGAAGTTTTATAAATTTGTGCCTTCTTCAGAACaatgtgaaagaaaatttatggaataaCACATGAAATAAAGAACACAATAAGCGTCCTATACATGACTTTTGCTTAATAAGCCAACGATCTCAAAGGAGAAGCACAAGGAAATTCGCATAGTGCTCTAAGTCCATGAACTTACttcattttaagtttttttttcgttgctcaaaaacacattaacttttttttgaaaattttacttattttgaaAGATGACATCACACCCAGAGGTTAAACGGTAAGGGATAGtgaccttcactgagaaaaaatgggtacgattaacattttttcctcagaaatttaacactttagttgtaaaaatatatcaacacttttttaatgttcattttacaccttattaagggtaaaattatcatgatgaagggtacctttaacccctaatacaccgaaaaagggtaatatttacaccgattttggatcaataatgcagggtaaaattaacatttccggaatgttattttaactctttcggatttatctcagtgttAAATCAAAATGATCAATCCCACTCATTGCTttgacttttaaatattttttttaataaatcttaacCCCATTTTCTgagataaaaaaattgaaattttaagttgaaaacttattcaaaattaaaatttttgaatactgacttatacgggcttcagacctaaggcttagtcatatgcCTTAAcagctctaattttttatcaaagactttttttgaaaaatttaactagGGTAAaagtcctaattcaaaaccatttccaaacgctttacctttgacagaagattcaacacattaagttcatatttttttctgaagagatttacataaatttgctccttgactcttctagaatgttactgtttagtgaaaattctttaaatataatttgaaaacatcttataacaataaaaatacgcgagtgtaaaatacctctattggaaacaaattaatccaaatggagacaagtgaaagtttctaattggagacaaacagtgtaagtgaaaccgcgacgaaaggcttccaaaaccttgttgagttgctcttgagtgcaggatttgttcttattcctggtcttttctcctttcccatctaaaacaataagaaaatctctccaaaaaaaatatatttccggggtttcctattgaagaatTTGCAGACAattcagaaaacccctttttgttcacgaaatagataattatttcatttgaaaacttcacgtatcgttaGCAATAAaggttagcacttaatttaactaaaattagccagaaatatgacataaatgttaaacaaaacgaataaacaacagtcaatttattggaaaacctggtcgatcgatgaaaaattcaatggtgaaaaggtacactttaatttttctgagaaattaacaaattaaaatttgtgaatatgaatggattttcgctttatttggagcaaaattaactaaaaaatgAAACTATGgtgtagaaaataaataaatataataatttagtactgtatatatcgtgaaaacaatgatgtttccatttggaatagcgaaaaatttccttttggagcaggttttgaagtagcttaatttaccctaccctCATTTgctgaaataaaaaattgaaattttaaggtGAAAACTtagtcaaaattaaaaattttgaatactgACTTATACGGGCGTCAGACCTAAGGCATAGCCATATGCCTTAACAGCTCtaatttttaggtgtgattccttctagtcacacctattgtaatcctcggattttctcaaagtgctccgatcgagctgaaattcgcagggtatatgttttgaacatcctgatgccgaaaatcataagccggcaatttcgggtccggctgccgtccgaccgtccgtagtacgcaatatctttggtttggatagagatatcttcatatttttttaaaaaaaatatatctatgcgcgcgtacgacgatttctgtgctattagttttttgaaaaacctgttaaaaatcacgttttgtagtttatctcgaaatctaggtatgcgattttgaattttttatgtttattttgtaGTCCAGAAAATGTTGTAgtttcacgaattttcgcggggcgcgaattttgtcgcggattctcacggggcgcgtaatttttcgcggattttcgtggtgCGCGtatttttttcgcaaattttcggGCGCGAATtgtttcgcggattttcgcggggcgcgattttctcgggtcgctgacagaggttctcaatgaatgttaaagttgaggcctctatctctcatagtttccgagataatcgacttcaaagattttcagacacttattcaattcaattcaattcaatttattgataaagaataggacaatctgtcctttaTACAATTAGCTTAGcttcataaaatttaagaagttttaaattttagaaaaaaaaagaagaagaaaaaaggcTCATGTGGGGCACGAGGAGCGCGCGGCACCAACAAATCTAAGGATAAGCACCCTCTTCCGCTCGCGAGGTTAATTATTCCAAAGAATAATTTATGCATTTCTTATccaattcttttcattttcaagtgaaattttgtacataTCAAGTCTAAAAGAGGCTCTagatggatgtaaagtttgaggcctctatccctcatagtttccgagataatcgactttaaagattttcagacactttcatgcatttctcatccaattttccttattaataacgataatatgttacatagggtggaataaccggctatcgccatgtttaggaaaaaattaaattcatttaatcataacttttgaatccttgttacaagataagtcaaatttgacacaaagttacttagatgtattggctctagatacgtgaaaacaataatcctagaacataacgctggactacttaaaaaactgattttttattaataatgcaaaaataaccatttcgtcgccactttttaccacttttcgccagttttgtaaaatttgtaaccacttctcgccacccacttgaaaagaaccacactcggttattttaggcaattctatgaaaagaatacattcaccatttctctttaaatgatttttcttcacttttatttgagaaatcaaattatggggcttttgcagaaagtaaacaatgcagatttgacaactgagaatgtacgaagtgaagttagcgtcgcctattgaaaagctatggcgacaggtggttaatcaattttagaatattaccactttccgccatgcctcatttttatacaaaaataatataaaatgaaatattaattgactaaatacaaattttatgtattccacaagtgcaattaaatattcaatagacaaattatttacccaaataggtatttttggcctgatgaaaatttgacgacacttaagtacatttggtaagagatgttggattcgatgcacttgcttaaaatattgctctaaaaagcgatcaaaatcgtgaatctaaaacgaataattattatttttcgattctatgcgtagaagcagaaacaatacaaaaaaattgcgactcatttatttcataaattgcgaaaaatagcgatttcaatgtaagtggcgagaagtggggcactggcgagaactggtgattccaccctacaatttgagaattattaaacgaaatttgcattatttatgtacaaATTTTGAtggataaggaattagagaagttaagccatatagctaagccttaggtctgaagcccgtattacggcTTAAGTAGAAGACTGCTTAatgaaattataatcaaaataattattaaactacatttcaatGAGTTTCCTACttagccgtctctcagctttaGCCGTAATACCCTAGATACAcatacgacttaaaccgagaaaaggcttaacgtaattataatcaaaataatgatttgactaaatccCAATCACTTTCCcattaactaagccgtttctcggcttaagctgaagACGGAtcagtcagaaactgatggaatcttgattataatttcgttaagccatctctcggcttaagtcgtaagtgtgtctagggcataagtcagCCTAGGTCAAGTCTGTTTGGTCTCTTTCGTGGGAGACTgcacctgatttttttttatttcgagtTTCGccttattagaaaaaaaaacacacaaaaaatgctgATCCGGTCTTTTGGATTATTAAAAGGTTTTTATTCAGAAGCTCTGTGGGGAAGCGTTAAAATATAAATGTAAGTATTCTGCAACAAGACATGACTTTGGGGGAGGCGCGTGAAGTGAATTGTTTGGGTGACGGGAGGTTTCTGGGGAGGGAATTACGAACTGGCCGGAGTTGTGCTGGCTGCTTTGGCTGCTTGCCTCTTCTTCAAATCCCAATTGTAGACCCTAGCCATATTCACCTCTGTGGTGGTCAATTGATCCCGGAGAAAGTCCTGATCGTGCTCCAAGCACTTGAGGTTTACAATGGCCGAATCCATATTCTGCTTCAGCAGTTCCTCAGCCTCATCCAGTGGATACTCCAGCATCACATTGGCCCCCAGCCACAGACAAACAGTCTTTGTGGGTGAAATTGTAGTCTTGACAAAGACCTGCTCACTGAGAAGGAATTGTGTCTCCATGTCATCCGCCTGATTTCTCAGGATGTTAATCATCTCGAGGGATTTGGCCAGATCAGGAATCTGCTGCTTGAGCTTCCGTCTTTTTGTGGCAATGTTGAGCTCCATGAATTTGTACTTGCCATGCTGCTCATCCAATTTCCGGAGAACCCGATCGCTGTTGTTGTCATTCTCCGGTTGGGCCATAAATGTGTCCACATCCTCCTGAAAATTTTATGCCCCCAAAAAGGAGAGAAATTCAGtgattttcacaaatatttctcACCTAGACAAATTGAGGTTAGGATTATTTTCTTACAACAAAGACAGCTTCTGGGATTCCTGCGTAGGTCTTCTGACTCTCAGGCAGTTTGGGCATCTCTACGGTAGTCATCTTCCCACACTATTGATATATAACTGGAGAAAAACACCAAAATTCAAACAGATTGTCCAGAAAATTTTCTTCACGAGCAAAGCATGTCAAAAAGAGATCGAAAGATACCGACAAATCGCTTTTTTAAGGCAGATACAGTCctgtaaaaatatgtcaatatttgtaaaagatatCATAGCATAAAGACGGGGCGTGGCAAGAAAATGGGAAGGGGCATGATGAGCGGGGTGATGGGCCGATATCCCgcacaaaatttaataataaaaaatttaaaatagttttttgggAAGGAATTTGCGGAAGCTTTTGGtcaacttttctcaaagaaagCTGCAATGTTATCTTATTAGAagaaattttagagaatctttAAGCTTTTCACATCTGGCGGCCAGATTCTGgccataaaataattaaataaaatcagcaccaatattttgatttttttttttcaaacaaactTCACAAAGCCAGAAAAACTTTTGAGACTCACTAAAAGAGCAATTTGCATTCAATTTTTGATACAATTCCCTTGAGTTTCTCCAAGAAGTATTCTTGATGTCTTTCTGTAAGAAAATTTAAGGATTTAAAGTTTACGAAATCCACTAAACTTatcaaaattagattaaaatatttcaaataacatTTTCATGGGGATCTTGTGGCTTAGTAGATAGAATACTGGATCTATGGTCGAACCGCACCCAGtgttggaaaataatttgatCAGCTGAATACATAGTACCACGCGTTCTGTCCTGAACCAGCTGATCACTTCCCGCATAGCTACTAGCCGGTCATACATTGATatctccttaaccctttaaggacgacatggtcaaaaattgagtgtctgaaaaatcactttttctgactttttataCCGAAACATAGCTTTAGAAggctgtaggaaaaatttcatttttgggtcaccggtgacccaatcgtctttaaagggttaaatcacaCTAGATTGGATGGCTATTCTATATCAATGTATCTCTCATCTCTCAGCCCCGGACAATGGGCACTCTCTCCAGCTTTATATCAATACCTCTGCCCTAATTCATCTGGAAATCAACTCGCTCTAGCACCCGTCAAATATGCGTGTCAGTTCACTCACTCTATCAGATAAcctataaatattattattataaaagaatACTTATCTCTATTggtatttccacaaaaaaagcTTATTATTCAGGAACATT is from Phlebotomus papatasi isolate M1 chromosome 1, Ppap_2.1, whole genome shotgun sequence and encodes:
- the LOC129801411 gene encoding c-Myc-binding protein homolog; protein product: MAYKPIDSRRDEYRKYLERNGVMETLTKVLCKLMLQYENDNKDDAIDFIRKNLGDAVYENDLIASLRTQLEESRKEIEDLKRQIRELKEAGAAAVDEVAPSASEEPVSSPREEPVASSREEPVASPREEPVASPRQETVSSPRQEQAPVETVEEGKTEEAVAENLTEPKTDEPAEKPTAEPMKSDSVEETAESAKEDTPASPPEAPKDAPAEETASPKEPAEADKA
- the LOC129801427 gene encoding prefoldin subunit 3, with the protein product MTTVEMPKLPESQKTYAGIPEAVFVEDVDTFMAQPENDNNSDRVLRKLDEQHGKYKFMELNIATKRRKLKQQIPDLAKSLEMINILRNQADDMETQFLLSEQVFVKTTISPTKTVCLWLGANVMLEYPLDEAEELLKQNMDSAIVNLKCLEHDQDFLRDQLTTTEVNMARVYNWDLKKRQAAKAASTTPASS